The DNA sequence GGTTATGAGAGGCCGGAGTCAAATGGAAGGGGCCCTGTTCCTCACCACGCTGGAACGCGGTCTCAGCAGGGATAAATGGCGGAGAGTGGCCAAAGCCACAAGTCGCCAGGGCCTGCTTCTGGCGATTTCAGGAAATGATATTATTCTCCAGGAACCGCTTTAGGCTGGATTTTAGCGGTCAGAAATTCCGGCAATGGCCTTGCTTTCCAGGTATGATCGATGCATACGAAAGTAACACTTCCTTCCGCCATCAGCCGGGTCTCGGGAGGGCGGTAAAAATTAAACTGAAAGACAATCGATTTTTCCTTGATTTCCTTTACCGAGGTGTGCATCTCCAGCAGGTCCCCATAGCGGGCCGGAACCAAAAAGCGGCAATCCGCAGCCACCTTGGGCATGCCGTATTTTTCTTGCTGGTTGCGAAAAAAGGTTTCCGGGGGAATATCCAGATGCCGCAGGAACTCTTCAATGCCTACATGGAAGTATCTGAAGTAGCTGACGAAGTATGCCACACCATAGGGATCCGTGTCGCCAAAGCGAACTCGCACCTGGGTTTTGTGGGTAAGCATGTTGCACCTCCCGGCCGGTTTTTCTGCAGAAAGTGGCATACCCCAACCCACCTTGTCAATACAAAAGGGGCCTTGTTTGGCCGGATGTGATCAAATCTGCCTGGATGACACTCACAGATCATCTTGTCTATTTTCTTGATTAACTTTTCAATTGTGTTAAGAAAATATTCAACATTTTTTTGATTTTGTTTCATGACGAACGGGATCAATCAGAGATAAACTTGCCGGGGAGGAAACCATGCGACCGTTTAAATGTGCTATCGTTGTCGGAGTGCTTTTTCTAACTTTATTATGTGGTGCTGCCCAGGCTGCCGAATGTGTCGGGATCGAGCTGGTGAAGTTGAGAACCATCGACGGTGTCGAGTTGACCGGAGCGTTGCGCGAACCGCAGCCGGACGGGCAGAAGGCCGGCCTGGTGATGGTTCATGGTTACAGCGGCAACTTCTACTCCGGCATCATGGAATATCTCCCGGAGGCACTGAGGGATTGCGGATTTTATACTCTGGCGCTCAATATGCGCGACCATGATCAGGTTCCGAAAAGGAATCTGTTTGAAGAAAACCGCCATGACATTGCCGCAGCGATTGCCGAAATGGATCGACGCGGCCGCAGTCCTGTTTTTCTATATGGTCACAGCATGGGAACCAATCGGGTGCTGGATTATTTGGTGTCAACCAAAGATACCAGGATCGCAGGGCTGATTTTGACCGGACCTCCGGGCAACATGTTCGAGTGGAACGTGAGAATGTTCGGGCAAAAGAAAGCGACGCAAGTTCTGCGGCTTGCTCAGGAACTGAAAGCCAAGGGCAAGGGAGACGAATGGATGCTCGTCGACCTCGGGCCTTTGGGCAAAACCCTTTACACCGCCAATCATTTGGTGAGTCTGCGAGGACCGGAGTCTTTTTCAGACCCTTTTAAAAACATCGCCCGGGTTTCCGCGCCGGTTCTCATCGTCCATGGCCTTGCCGATCGTCTGGCAGACCCCAAAACAGCAGACCGGCTCCAGCAACAGGCCGGACCCGGTGCCAAGGTTAACGTGGTAAAGATCGCCGGTGCCGATCATAGCTTTCGCAGACACCGGCAGGAGCTTGCAGACACCATCTACAAGTGGCTGCTAACACAACTTTCGGCAACTTCTCAATAGAACGCTTCAAATCAGCCCAAGGTGAGGTCGGAAGCTTTACCGCTGATCAATCAGAAC is a window from the Candidatus Desulfatibia profunda genome containing:
- a CDS encoding class II glutamine amidotransferase, which gives rise to MENHHPDAAGLKTLYKSLFASVAQMLNQYPGEYNFLLSNGQLLFAFTNHRQFMVMRGRSQMEGALFLTTLERGLSRDKWRRVAKATSRQGLLLAISGNDIILQEPL
- a CDS encoding acyl-CoA thioesterase, which codes for MPLSAEKPAGRCNMLTHKTQVRVRFGDTDPYGVAYFVSYFRYFHVGIEEFLRHLDIPPETFFRNQQEKYGMPKVAADCRFLVPARYGDLLEMHTSVKEIKEKSIVFQFNFYRPPETRLMAEGSVTFVCIDHTWKARPLPEFLTAKIQPKAVPGE
- a CDS encoding alpha/beta fold hydrolase: MRPFKCAIVVGVLFLTLLCGAAQAAECVGIELVKLRTIDGVELTGALREPQPDGQKAGLVMVHGYSGNFYSGIMEYLPEALRDCGFYTLALNMRDHDQVPKRNLFEENRHDIAAAIAEMDRRGRSPVFLYGHSMGTNRVLDYLVSTKDTRIAGLILTGPPGNMFEWNVRMFGQKKATQVLRLAQELKAKGKGDEWMLVDLGPLGKTLYTANHLVSLRGPESFSDPFKNIARVSAPVLIVHGLADRLADPKTADRLQQQAGPGAKVNVVKIAGADHSFRRHRQELADTIYKWLLTQLSATSQ